One genomic region from Argentina anserina chromosome 2, drPotAnse1.1, whole genome shotgun sequence encodes:
- the LOC126784194 gene encoding E3 ubiquitin-protein ligase MPSR1-like, whose product METLYQYSIYQQEQDNHAFPNTQLFSGDCLIFNLHFTHQLQLYHPQDVFIPLNSIQDSFFVPCNVFFTHTHDTINTILSGTGVSLDFIEALVPQVYSFVLEIATEFANGDPDEVKVVPFSLGVVAVTPFDDHDQIERAIWESGQVFNPVPATRSSIAALKKVKVENLSVVNECSICLEEFSTGLEVIGMPCSHVFHKDCIVEWLKRSHLCPLCRFSMPT is encoded by the coding sequence ATGGAGACCCTTTACCAATACTCAATCTACCAACAAGAACAAGACAACCATGCTTTCCCCAACACCCAGTTGTTCTCCGGCGACTGTTTAATCTTTAACCTTCACTTCACTCATCAGCTCCAATTGTACCACCCTCAAGATGTGTTCATACCCTTGAACTCAATCCAAGATTCCTTCTTTGTACCCTGTAACGTGTTCTTTACACATACCCATGACACCATCAACACCATTCTCTCTGGGACAGGTGTGTCCCTGGACTTCATTGAGGCTTTGGTCCCTCAAGTTTACAGCTTTGTTTTGGAGATTGCTACTGAGTTTGCAAATGGGGACCCTGATGAGGTTAAAGTGGTCCCTTTTAGTTTGGGTGTTGTGGCTGTGACCCCCTTTGATGACCATGACCAGATTGAGAGGGCTATTTGGGAATCTGGGCAGGTTTTTAATCCGGTTCCGGCCACCAGGTCATCTATTGCTGCATTGAAGAAGGTTAAAGTTGAGAATCTGAGTGTGGTGAATGAATGTAGTATCTGTTTGGAGGAGTTTTCTACTGGGTTGGAGGTTATAGGCATGCCCTGCTCCCATGTTTTTCACAAGGATTGCATTGTTGAGTGGCTGAAGAGGAGTCACTTGTGCCCATTGTGCCGGTTTTCGATGCCAACGTGA